Proteins co-encoded in one Astyanax mexicanus isolate ESR-SI-001 chromosome 1, AstMex3_surface, whole genome shotgun sequence genomic window:
- the LOC111194807 gene encoding NACHT, LRR and PYD domains-containing protein 12-like: protein MADFLKSAVDRALQSKSGRLDLFLRFLLGLSLECNLTLLQSILKPTEKISYNNEETVRYIKEKIKENTSPEKSINLFHCLNELNDHSLVQEVQRYINRGGDHRLRHARLSPAQWSALLFVLQNSEQELDEFDLSKYDPSEECFLMLLSVVKASRRAVLASCHLGVKTCEELASIFNLENSSLKELDISNNDLQDLGVEQLSAGLKSSHCKLQILRLSGCMVTEEGCSSLDSALSSNPSYLKELDLNYNHPGTSGVKLLLDRLHNPQSKLETLGIKHGGKSRIKPGLKKYCCDLTLDQNTAHTHLSLSQGNRRVECGEYQPYPDHPERFDVYQQVMSRENLLLGG, encoded by the exons ATGGCTGACTTCCTCAAAAGTGCTGTggacagagccttacagagtaAGAGTGGACGCCTGGACCTTTTTcttcgtttccttctgggtctctcactggagtgtAATCTGACTCTCTTACAAAGCATCCTGAAACCCACAGAAAAGATCTCCTACAACAATGAGGAAACAGTCAGGTACATCAAGGAGAAGATTAAGGAGAACacctctccagagaaatccatcaatctgttccattgcttgaatgaactgaatgatcactctttagtgcaggaagtgcagagATACATAAACAGAGGTGGCGACCATCGTCTCCGGCATGCcaggctctctcctgctcagtggtcagctctgttGTTTGTGTTGCAGAACTCAGAAcaggagctggatgagtttgacctcAGTAAATATGACCCATCTGAGGAGTGCTTTCTGATGCTGCTGTCAGTAGTCAAAGCatccagaagagctgt ACTAGCATCATGTcatcttggagtaaagacatgTGAAGAACTGGCATCTATTTTCAACTTGGAAAACTCCTCACTGAAAGAGCTGGAcatcagtaacaatgacctgcaggatttaGGAGTGGAAcagctctctgctggactgaagagttcacactgtaaactgcagattctcag attatctggttgtatggtTACAGAGGAAGGATGTTCCTCTCTGGATTCAGCTCTGAGTTCAAACCCATCctacctgaaagagctggacctgaaCTACAACCATCCAGGAACGTCAGGAGTAAAACTGCTCCTTGACAGACTTCACAATCCACAAAGCAAACTGGAGACACTTGG aattaaacatGGAGGCAAAAGCAGAATCAAACCTggactaaagaaat ATTGCTGTGATCTAACGCTGGACCAGAACACAGCACACACTCATCTTTCTCTGAGTCAGgggaacaggagggtggagtgtggAGAGTATCAGCcctatcctgatcatccagagaggtttGATGTGTACCAGCAGGTGATGAGTAGAGAGAatctgttactgggaggctga
- the LOC103042829 gene encoding C-C chemokine receptor type 4-like — protein sequence MSVMSNATIDGVDSFDLHEFFDYTDYFYYSYNFSETETVLCAPEDHENNLLSALYCLFFVVGFIGNALVVWVITVGTQMKSMTDVCLLNLALADLLLVLSLPFLAYEFNYGWIFGEDMCSLVLGIYFIGFYGGIFFIVLMSIDRYLAVVHAILALRVRTKTRGIVASLVIWVLAVAASFPELLHIRTMQSTKVTRCNAYPREMLVAIASIKMNIVGLLVPLIIVGFCYSMILRKLYGCHSSKKHSMRLIVVVMVVFFCCWTPHNIAVFIRGLLIMDVIPKNCLFLKQILLTVEITEAVAVSHSCLNPFLYVFVGGKFRRHLLRLFRERRYICCK from the exons ATGTCAGTGATGTCGAATGCCACTATTGATGGAGTTGACAG CTTTGATCTACATGAATTCTTTGACTACACTGACTACTTCTACTACAGTTATAACTTCAGTGAAACTGAAACTGTTCTTTGTGCTCCTGAAGACCATGAGAACAATCTCCTCTCTGCACTCTATTGCCTGTTTTTTGTGGTGGGCTTCATTGGAAATGCACTGGTGGTGTGGGTCATCACGGTGGGCACTCAGATGAAAAGCATGACCGATGTGTGCCTTCTGAACCTGGCTCTGGCTGACCTTCTCCTGGTCCTGTCTCTTCCTTTTCTGGCCTATGAATTTAACTATGGCTGGATATTTGGTGAAGACATGTGCTCTCTGGTTCTTGGCATCTACTTTATTGGGTTCTATGGTGGGATCTTCTTTATTGTGCTGATGAGCATCGACAGGTACTTGGCTGTGGTCCATGCCATACTTGCCTTAAGGGTCCGAACTAAGACCCGTGGGATTGTGGCCAGCCTGGTAATCTGGGTCTTAGCTGTTGCTGCATCTTTCCCAGAGCTGTTGCACATTAGAACCATGCAGTCTACTAAGGTAACAAGATGTAATGCATATCCAAGAGAGATGTTGGTAGCCATTGCGAgcataaaaatgaacattgtgggtCTGCTGGTTCCACTGATCATTGTCGGGTTCTGCTATTCGATGATACTGCGGAAGCTCTACGGCTGTCACTCGTCCAAGAAACACTCCATGCGCCTTATTGTCGTGGTCATGGTggtcttcttctgctgctggacGCCACATAACATTGCAGTATTCATAAGAGGCCTGCTAATAATGGATGTAATACCTAAAAATTGTTTGTTTCTAAAACAGATCTTGCTGACTGTAGAGATCACTGAGGCAGTGGCAGTCTCTCACAGCTGCCTGAATCCCTTCCTCTACGTGTTTGTTGGAGGGAAGTTTAGGAGGCATCTTCTCAGGCTCTTCAGAGAACGTCGGTATATCTGTTGTAAATAA